From the genome of Solidesulfovibrio carbinolicus, one region includes:
- the aprA gene encoding adenylyl-sulfate reductase subunit alpha — MPTIPVKDEPKGVALAEPELIEKDVDILFVGGGMGCCGAAFEAVRWADKVGGDISIMLLDKASLERSGAVAQGLSAINTYLGKNDADDYVRMVRTDLMGLVREDLIFDLGRHVDDSVHLFEEWGLPCWTKDAHGHNLDGAQSKAAGVSLRTGADPVRSGRWQIMINGESYKCIVAEAAKNALGQDRYLERIFIVKLLLDAKQPNRIAGAVGFSTRENKVYVFKANAILVACGGAVNVYRPRSTGEGMGRAWYPVWNSGSTYTMCAQVGAEMTMMENRFVPARFKDGYGPVGAWFLLFKAKATNAKGEDYCVTNRAMLKPYEDRGYAKGHIIPTCLRNHMMLREMREGRGPIYMDTAGALQATFANLNAEQQKHLESEAWEDFLDMCVGQANLWACTDTEPEKKGSEIMPTEPYLLGSHSGCCGIWVSGPDEAWVPEEYKIKADNGKVYNRMTTVNGLWTCADGVGASGHKFSSGSHAEGRICGKQMVRWVVDHKDFKPTLSVTAAELAKEIYQPWHTFKDNVGISTDPIVNPNFISPHNFMMRLVKCTDEYGGGCATLYTTSKTLLDTGFQLLQYLEEDSKKLAARDLHELMRCWEQYHRLWTVRLHMTHIMFREETRYPGFYYRGDFLGLDDSKWKCFVNSKYDPATKETKVFKKTYYQIIPDAQ; from the coding sequence ATGCCGACCATTCCCGTGAAGGACGAGCCCAAAGGCGTTGCCCTTGCCGAGCCGGAACTGATTGAAAAAGATGTCGACATCCTCTTTGTCGGCGGCGGCATGGGCTGCTGCGGCGCGGCTTTCGAAGCCGTTCGCTGGGCCGACAAAGTTGGCGGCGATATCAGCATCATGCTGCTGGACAAGGCCTCCCTGGAGCGCTCCGGCGCCGTTGCCCAGGGCCTGTCCGCCATCAACACCTACCTCGGCAAGAACGATGCTGACGACTACGTCCGCATGGTCCGCACCGACCTGATGGGCCTGGTTCGCGAAGACCTGATCTTCGACCTTGGCCGTCACGTCGACGATTCCGTTCACCTGTTCGAAGAGTGGGGCCTGCCCTGCTGGACCAAGGACGCCCACGGTCACAACCTCGACGGCGCCCAGTCCAAGGCCGCCGGCGTCTCCCTGCGCACCGGCGCCGACCCCGTCCGCTCCGGCCGTTGGCAGATCATGATCAACGGCGAGTCCTACAAGTGCATCGTGGCCGAAGCCGCCAAGAACGCCCTGGGCCAGGACCGCTACCTGGAGCGCATCTTCATCGTGAAGCTGCTCCTGGACGCCAAGCAGCCCAACCGCATCGCCGGTGCGGTCGGCTTCTCCACCCGCGAAAACAAAGTCTATGTCTTCAAGGCCAACGCCATCCTGGTGGCCTGCGGCGGCGCGGTCAACGTGTACCGTCCCCGCTCCACTGGTGAAGGCATGGGCCGCGCCTGGTACCCCGTGTGGAACTCCGGCTCCACCTACACCATGTGCGCTCAGGTCGGCGCCGAAATGACCATGATGGAAAACCGCTTCGTCCCCGCCCGCTTCAAGGACGGTTACGGCCCGGTCGGCGCTTGGTTCCTGCTCTTCAAGGCCAAAGCCACCAACGCCAAGGGTGAAGACTACTGCGTCACCAACCGCGCCATGCTGAAGCCCTACGAGGATCGCGGCTACGCCAAGGGTCACATCATCCCGACCTGCCTGCGTAACCACATGATGCTTCGTGAAATGCGCGAAGGCCGCGGCCCCATCTACATGGACACCGCCGGCGCCCTCCAGGCCACCTTCGCCAACCTGAACGCTGAGCAGCAGAAGCACCTCGAGTCCGAAGCTTGGGAAGACTTCCTCGACATGTGCGTCGGCCAGGCCAACCTGTGGGCCTGCACCGACACCGAGCCCGAGAAGAAGGGCTCCGAGATCATGCCGACCGAGCCGTACCTGCTCGGCTCCCACTCCGGCTGCTGCGGCATCTGGGTCTCCGGCCCGGACGAAGCCTGGGTTCCCGAAGAGTACAAGATCAAGGCCGACAACGGCAAAGTCTACAACCGCATGACCACGGTCAACGGCCTGTGGACCTGCGCTGACGGCGTCGGCGCTTCCGGCCACAAGTTCTCCTCCGGCTCCCACGCTGAAGGCCGTATCTGCGGCAAGCAGATGGTCCGTTGGGTTGTCGACCACAAGGACTTCAAGCCCACCCTGTCCGTCACCGCCGCCGAGCTGGCCAAAGAGATCTACCAGCCCTGGCACACCTTCAAGGACAACGTCGGCATCTCCACCGACCCGATTGTCAACCCGAACTTCATCAGCCCGCATAACTTCATGATGCGCCTGGTGAAGTGCACGGACGAGTACGGCGGAGGCTGCGCCACCCTGTACACGACCTCCAAGACCCTGCTCGACACCGGCTTCCAGCTGCTGCAGTACCTGGAAGAGGACAGCAAGAAGCTGGCCGCCCGTGACCTGCACGAGCTTATGCGCTGCTGGGAACAGTACCACCGCCTGTGGACCGTCCGCCTGCACATGACCCACATCATGTTCCGCGAAGAGACCCGTTACCCGGGCTTCTACTACCGCGGCGACTTCCTGGGCCTGGACGACTCCAAATGGAAGTGCTTCGTCAACTCGAAGTACGATCCGGCCACCAAGGAAACCAAGGTCTTCAAGAAGACCTACTACCAGATCATTCCCGACGCTCAGTAG
- the aprB gene encoding adenylyl-sulfate reductase subunit beta — protein MPTFVDPSKCDGCKGGEKTACMYICPNDLMILDPQEMKAFNQEPSACWECYSCVKICPQGAISARPYADFAPMGGTSIPMRSADSIMWTVKFRNGNIKRFKFPIRTTPEGSIKPFEGKPEPGDLESELLFTETALVTPKEALGKKFDVTGADTVQCWLDGFCK, from the coding sequence ATGCCTACCTTTGTGGATCCGAGCAAGTGTGACGGATGCAAAGGCGGTGAGAAGACCGCGTGCATGTACATTTGCCCCAATGACCTGATGATTCTGGATCCTCAGGAAATGAAGGCCTTCAATCAGGAGCCTTCCGCTTGCTGGGAATGCTACTCTTGCGTGAAGATCTGCCCCCAGGGCGCTATCTCCGCTCGCCCCTACGCTGACTTCGCTCCCATGGGCGGCACCTCGATCCCCATGCGTTCCGCCGACTCCATCATGTGGACCGTGAAGTTCCGCAACGGCAACATCAAGCGCTTCAAGTTCCCCATCCGCACCACCCCCGAAGGTTCGATCAAGCCCTTCGAAGGCAAGCCGGAGCCGGGCGATCTGGAAAGCGAACTGCTTTTCACCGAGACCGCCCTGGTCACCCCCAAGGAAGCCCTTGGCAAGAAGTTCGACGTCACCGGCGCCGACACCGTGCAGTGCTGGTTGGACGGCTTCTGCAAGTAG
- the metE gene encoding 5-methyltetrahydropteroyltriglutamate--homocysteine S-methyltransferase — translation MITHSLGFPRMGLARELKTALEARFAGTLDAAGLARVAADLRLRHWRLQAAAGIDLVPVGDFSLYDHMLDLAVLFGVVPARYGHAGGPADEALYWRMARGEAGTDGRVTALEMTKWFDTNYHYLVPEFEPDQSFALVGTTILDEAAQARAAGFTPKAVLPGPVTFLMLGACAGEPFDRLALLPRLLPAYSQLLAKLAETCPWIELDEPVLCQDLPADALAPCRAAWTALAEAAAPARLLLAAPYGSLAHNLDFVRDLPVGALHIDLVRDPSQLALAAKALAPETALSLGLIDGRNIWRVDAAAALSRIALAAERLGPRRLMLAPSCSLLHCPVDLEAETDLDPEIQSWMAFAVQKCREVRLLADAAAPSGAGRPEVADALAENRRAWESRRASPRLADAAVRRRTAAVSQDMFHRPAAFAARAPLQAEALQLPLIPTTTIGSFPQTPEIRQTRAKFRRGELAAAAYEAFVRGQVAEAVARQEALGLDVLVHGEPERNDMVEFFGEKLAGFCFTRNGWVQSYGSRCVKPPVIYGDVSRPGPMTIGLAVFAQSLTDKPVKGMLTGPSTILAWSFVRDDQPREVTRRQIALAVRDEVADLEAQGIRVIQIDEPGLREGLPLRRRDWETSLALAVDDFRLAAAVAKAETQIHTHMCYADFDEIVPEVAAMDADVISVEASRSRMAPLAAFARDGYPNAIGPGLYDIHSPRVPSAEEMEDLLRRAAALIDPARLWANPDCGLKTRAWDEVTPSLANMVAAARRLRAQLAGQGL, via the coding sequence ATGATCACCCACTCCCTGGGCTTTCCCCGCATGGGGCTGGCCCGCGAACTCAAGACCGCCCTTGAAGCCCGCTTCGCCGGGACCCTCGACGCCGCAGGACTGGCCCGCGTGGCGGCCGACCTGCGCCTGCGCCACTGGCGGCTCCAGGCCGCGGCCGGGATCGACCTCGTGCCGGTCGGCGATTTTTCCCTCTACGACCACATGCTCGATCTGGCCGTGCTTTTCGGCGTCGTGCCCGCCCGCTACGGCCATGCCGGCGGACCGGCGGACGAGGCCCTCTACTGGCGCATGGCCCGGGGCGAGGCCGGCACGGATGGCCGCGTCACGGCCCTGGAAATGACCAAGTGGTTCGACACCAACTACCACTACCTCGTGCCGGAATTCGAACCGGACCAGAGCTTTGCCCTGGTCGGCACGACAATCCTCGACGAGGCGGCCCAGGCCCGGGCCGCCGGGTTCACGCCCAAGGCCGTGCTGCCCGGACCGGTCACGTTCCTGATGCTCGGGGCCTGCGCCGGCGAGCCCTTCGACCGCCTGGCCCTGCTGCCGCGCCTGCTGCCGGCCTACAGCCAACTCCTCGCCAAGCTGGCCGAGACCTGCCCCTGGATCGAACTCGACGAGCCGGTCCTGTGCCAGGATCTGCCGGCTGACGCCCTGGCCCCCTGCCGGGCGGCCTGGACCGCCCTGGCCGAGGCCGCCGCCCCGGCCCGCCTGCTGCTGGCCGCGCCCTACGGCAGTCTGGCCCACAATCTGGACTTCGTGCGCGACCTCCCCGTGGGGGCGCTTCATATTGATCTCGTGCGCGACCCCAGCCAGCTCGCCCTGGCAGCCAAGGCCCTGGCCCCCGAGACCGCCCTGTCCCTGGGTCTGATCGACGGCCGCAACATCTGGCGGGTGGACGCCGCCGCGGCGCTAAGCCGCATCGCCCTGGCCGCCGAACGCCTGGGGCCCCGGCGCCTCATGCTCGCCCCGTCGTGTTCCCTGCTCCACTGCCCCGTGGACCTTGAGGCCGAAACGGACCTCGACCCGGAAATCCAATCCTGGATGGCCTTTGCCGTGCAGAAATGCCGCGAAGTCCGCCTGCTGGCCGACGCCGCCGCCCCGAGCGGGGCCGGTCGGCCCGAGGTGGCCGACGCCCTGGCCGAAAACCGCCGGGCCTGGGAATCGCGCCGGGCCAGCCCCCGGCTGGCCGATGCGGCCGTGCGCCGCCGCACGGCCGCCGTCAGCCAGGACATGTTCCACCGCCCGGCTGCCTTTGCCGCCCGCGCGCCGCTCCAGGCCGAAGCCTTGCAGCTTCCCCTGATCCCGACCACCACCATCGGTTCCTTTCCCCAGACCCCGGAGATCCGCCAGACCCGGGCCAAGTTCCGCCGGGGCGAGCTTGCCGCCGCCGCCTACGAGGCCTTCGTGCGCGGCCAGGTGGCCGAGGCCGTGGCCCGCCAGGAGGCCCTGGGCCTGGACGTGCTGGTCCACGGGGAGCCTGAGCGCAACGATATGGTGGAGTTTTTCGGCGAAAAGCTCGCCGGTTTTTGCTTCACCCGAAACGGCTGGGTGCAAAGCTACGGCTCGCGCTGCGTCAAGCCGCCGGTCATCTACGGCGACGTGTCGCGCCCCGGCCCCATGACCATCGGGCTGGCCGTTTTCGCCCAATCCCTCACCGACAAGCCGGTCAAGGGCATGCTCACCGGCCCTTCGACCATTTTGGCCTGGAGCTTTGTGCGCGACGACCAGCCCCGGGAGGTGACCCGCCGCCAGATCGCCCTGGCCGTGCGCGACGAGGTGGCCGATCTGGAGGCCCAGGGCATCCGCGTCATCCAGATCGACGAGCCGGGGCTGCGCGAAGGCCTGCCCCTGCGACGGCGCGACTGGGAGACCTCCCTGGCCCTGGCCGTGGACGACTTCCGCCTGGCCGCCGCCGTGGCCAAGGCCGAAACCCAGATCCACACCCACATGTGCTACGCCGACTTCGATGAGATCGTGCCCGAGGTGGCCGCCATGGACGCCGACGTGATCAGCGTCGAGGCCAGCCGCAGCCGCATGGCCCCCCTGGCCGCCTTTGCCCGGGACGGCTACCCCAACGCCATCGGACCGGGCCTGTACGACATACATAGCCCGCGCGTGCCCTCGGCCGAGGAAATGGAAGATCTGCTGCGGCGGGCCGCCGCCCTCATCGACCCGGCCCGGCTGTGGGCCAACCCGGACTGCGGCCTCAAAACCCGCGCCTGGGACGAGGTCACGCCGTCCCTGGCCAACATGGTCGCGGCGGCCCGACGCCTGCGGGCGCAACTGGCCGGGCAAGGCTTGTGA
- a CDS encoding 2-amino-3,7-dideoxy-D-threo-hept-6-ulosonate synthase, translating to MLLGKAVRLERIFNRNTHRAIIVPMDHGVTVGPISGLIDMRDAVNQVAEGGANAVLMHKGLPRCSHRGRGRDVGLIIHLSASTSLSPFPNAKTLVGTVEDAIKLGADAVSLHINLGDETERDMLAHLGETTSRAADWGMPVLAMVYARGPKVKNEYDVDVVAHCARVGTELGADVVKVPYTGDIESFSKVTDACCIPVVIAGGPKMDNDRDLLQMAHDSVQAGGSGLSIGRNIFQHAQPARIVQALHGIVHLDWEVDQALELLKD from the coding sequence ATGCTGCTTGGGAAAGCCGTCCGCCTCGAACGCATTTTCAATCGCAACACCCACCGCGCCATCATCGTCCCCATGGACCACGGCGTCACCGTCGGCCCCATCTCGGGCCTCATCGACATGCGCGACGCCGTCAACCAGGTGGCCGAAGGCGGAGCCAACGCCGTGCTCATGCACAAGGGCCTGCCGCGCTGCTCCCATCGCGGACGCGGCCGCGACGTCGGACTGATCATCCACCTGTCCGCTTCCACCAGCCTGTCGCCCTTCCCCAACGCCAAGACCCTGGTCGGCACCGTCGAAGACGCCATCAAGCTCGGAGCCGACGCCGTATCCCTGCACATCAACCTCGGCGACGAGACCGAGCGCGACATGCTGGCCCACCTCGGCGAAACCACCTCCCGGGCCGCCGACTGGGGCATGCCCGTGCTGGCCATGGTCTATGCCCGAGGCCCCAAGGTCAAAAACGAGTACGACGTGGACGTGGTGGCCCACTGCGCCCGGGTCGGCACCGAACTCGGCGCGGACGTGGTCAAGGTGCCCTACACCGGCGACATCGAATCCTTCTCCAAGGTCACCGACGCCTGCTGCATCCCGGTGGTCATCGCCGGCGGCCCCAAGATGGACAACGACCGCGACCTGCTGCAAATGGCCCACGACTCGGTCCAGGCCGGCGGCTCGGGCCTGTCCATCGGGCGCAACATCTTCCAGCACGCCCAGCCCGCCCGCATCGTCCAGGCCCTGCACGGCATCGTCCACCTCGACTGGGAAGTCGACCAGGCCCTCGAACTCCTCAAGGATTAA
- a CDS encoding 3-dehydroquinate synthase II family protein — protein MTKEIWLKVVPFDKNVITLGLESGVDGFVVEAADADKVLALGRTQVMTPDQFELIPICCKDDEGTAIDSLKACRPVFLAQGWEIIPVENILACTEGLGLECESLDRARLAAGVLERGADKLLITPEAVCDLKTIVNELKLSQGTMELAAATITKIEHAGLGHRVCVDTTSILKTGEGMLVGNSSAFTFLVNAETESNPYVAARPFRINAGAVHAYCQMPGDKTRYLEELASGSEVLIVSHKGATKTAVVGRIKTEIRPMLLITASVGGKEGKVFLQNAETIRLVTPEGKPVSVVALKEGDTVLVSTDVAGRHFGMRIAEEIKEG, from the coding sequence ATGACCAAAGAAATATGGCTCAAGGTCGTTCCCTTCGACAAAAACGTCATCACCCTCGGCCTCGAATCCGGCGTGGACGGATTCGTGGTCGAGGCGGCCGACGCCGACAAGGTGCTGGCCCTGGGGCGCACCCAGGTGATGACGCCCGATCAGTTCGAACTGATCCCCATCTGCTGCAAGGATGACGAGGGAACGGCCATCGACTCCTTAAAGGCGTGTCGTCCGGTCTTTCTGGCCCAGGGCTGGGAGATCATTCCGGTGGAAAACATCCTGGCCTGCACCGAAGGCCTGGGCCTGGAATGCGAGAGCCTGGACCGGGCGCGGCTGGCCGCCGGGGTTTTGGAGCGCGGCGCGGACAAGCTGCTCATCACCCCCGAGGCCGTGTGCGATCTTAAAACCATCGTCAATGAACTGAAGCTCTCCCAGGGAACCATGGAACTCGCGGCGGCCACCATCACCAAGATCGAACACGCGGGCCTTGGCCACCGGGTCTGCGTGGACACCACGAGCATTCTTAAAACCGGCGAAGGGATGCTTGTGGGCAACAGCTCGGCCTTCACCTTCCTGGTCAACGCCGAAACCGAGTCCAATCCCTACGTCGCCGCCCGGCCGTTTCGCATCAACGCCGGCGCCGTCCACGCCTATTGCCAGATGCCCGGGGACAAGACCCGCTACCTCGAAGAGCTGGCCTCGGGCTCGGAAGTGCTGATCGTCTCCCACAAGGGCGCCACCAAGACCGCCGTGGTCGGCCGGATCAAGACCGAAATCCGCCCCATGCTGCTCATCACCGCCTCCGTGGGCGGCAAGGAAGGCAAGGTGTTCCTGCAAAACGCCGAAACCATCCGCCTGGTCACCCCCGAGGGCAAGCCCGTCAGCGTGGTGGCCCTTAAGGAAGGCGACACGGTGCTCGTTTCCACCGACGTGGCCGGACGCCACTTCGGCATGCGCATCGCCGAAGAGATCAAGGAAGGATGA
- the pheA gene encoding prephenate dehydratase translates to MNPDTTKPAVAPGSLEEALLEIRRGIDAVDDEIVGLLNKRAALSLEVGRRKDGRASAIFKPFREQEVLARLTAANPGPLPNNHLIAVYREILSSSRRLQRPERVAYLGPEGTFSHFAAMAALGHSPDFLPQTTIGDVFAAVAGKQADLGVVPLENSLQGTIGQSLDNFQRYNVFIQAEITCRVSHALLSTATSLDAVEIVYSHPQPLAQCAGWLKTHLPRAKVIPTDSTAAAAARLAGEPNAAAIGHLRLAAMHHLNVLASPIEDLPDNWTRFFIIGPEDTKQQTRDKTSLLFTVPNKPGSLHQVLAHLAGEGINLTKLESRPIRGEKWQYFFFADLQCDLTREEYKKLLATLTENTHSLRILGCYPAGPQVDLAEGATDKGDA, encoded by the coding sequence ATGAACCCGGACACGACTAAGCCTGCCGTCGCCCCGGGTTCCCTGGAGGAGGCGCTGCTCGAAATTCGTCGCGGCATCGACGCCGTGGACGACGAGATCGTGGGCCTGCTCAACAAACGCGCCGCCCTCAGCCTTGAGGTGGGGCGGCGCAAGGACGGCCGGGCCAGCGCCATCTTCAAGCCCTTCCGCGAACAGGAAGTGCTGGCCCGCCTCACCGCCGCCAATCCCGGACCGCTGCCCAACAACCATCTGATCGCCGTCTACCGCGAAATCCTGTCCTCCTCCAGACGCCTCCAGCGCCCCGAACGGGTGGCCTACCTCGGCCCCGAAGGCACCTTTTCCCACTTCGCCGCCATGGCCGCCCTGGGCCATTCCCCGGATTTCCTGCCCCAGACCACCATCGGCGACGTGTTCGCCGCCGTGGCCGGCAAGCAGGCCGACCTGGGCGTGGTGCCGCTGGAAAACTCCCTCCAAGGCACCATCGGCCAGAGCCTGGACAACTTCCAGCGCTACAACGTCTTTATCCAGGCCGAGATCACCTGCCGGGTCAGCCACGCCCTGCTCTCCACGGCAACGAGCCTGGACGCCGTGGAAATCGTCTACTCGCACCCCCAGCCCCTGGCCCAGTGCGCCGGCTGGCTCAAGACCCATCTGCCCCGGGCCAAGGTCATCCCCACCGACTCCACCGCCGCCGCCGCCGCGCGACTGGCCGGAGAGCCGAACGCCGCCGCCATCGGCCACCTGCGCCTGGCAGCCATGCACCACCTTAATGTGCTGGCCAGCCCCATCGAGGACCTGCCCGACAACTGGACGCGGTTTTTCATCATCGGCCCCGAGGACACCAAGCAGCAGACCCGGGACAAGACCTCGCTGCTTTTCACCGTGCCCAACAAGCCCGGCTCCCTGCATCAGGTGCTGGCCCATCTGGCCGGCGAAGGCATCAACCTGACCAAGCTCGAATCGCGGCCCATCCGCGGCGAAAAATGGCAGTACTTCTTCTTCGCCGACCTGCAATGCGACCTCACCCGCGAGGAATACAAGAAGCTCCTGGCCACCCTGACCGAAAATACCCACAGCCTGCGCATCCTCGGCTGCTACCCGGCCGGTCCCCAGGTGGACCTGGCCGAAGGCGCGACGGATAAGGGCGACGCGTAG
- the aroA gene encoding 3-phosphoshikimate 1-carboxyvinyltransferase → MPIITAPPSKSVSHRAVIAASLAAGTSRLTGLLDSQDISRTRDCMIAMGAAMHPQSDGSVVVSGTAGRPLGGEDEEEHSVALDVGESGTTCRLLVAVAAAGRGHFLVRGHGRMHDRPIGELVNALLPLGPECLYLEKSGCPPLAIVTQGLAGGTTAISLEDSSQYLSGLLLAAPMAAGPLTIEIIGKKTVSWPYVAITLSTLADFGVPFAVQTRQGDAWVEADWRAITDVVPGQIRFAMQPARYRPREYAVEADWSSASYFLAAGAVGPAPVTVAGLRQDSLQGDRAIRDILARMGARIEETAEGLTVFPSELHGQELDMGRCPDLVPTVAAAACFASGETIIKNVAHLRLKESDRIEAVAENCTQAGAVVTTLPDGLRIKPKALRTDQRVEFSAFDDHRLAMSAAIFELAGIDVVIDNPGCVAKSFPTFWDKWEAIREALQDEG, encoded by the coding sequence ATGCCGATCATCACCGCGCCGCCTTCCAAGTCCGTGTCCCACCGGGCCGTCATCGCCGCCAGCCTGGCCGCCGGCACCAGCCGCCTCACGGGTTTGCTCGATAGCCAGGACATTTCCCGCACCCGGGACTGCATGATTGCCATGGGCGCGGCCATGCACCCCCAAAGCGACGGCTCCGTGGTCGTCTCCGGCACCGCCGGCCGGCCCCTGGGCGGCGAAGACGAAGAAGAACATTCCGTCGCCCTCGACGTCGGCGAATCCGGCACCACCTGCCGCCTGCTCGTGGCCGTGGCCGCCGCCGGACGCGGCCATTTCCTGGTGCGCGGCCACGGCCGGATGCACGACCGCCCCATCGGCGAACTCGTCAACGCCCTGCTGCCCCTTGGCCCGGAATGCCTCTACCTCGAAAAATCCGGCTGCCCGCCCCTGGCCATCGTCACCCAGGGCCTGGCCGGCGGAACCACCGCCATCTCCCTGGAAGACAGCTCCCAATATCTCTCCGGGCTGCTGCTGGCCGCGCCCATGGCCGCCGGACCGCTGACCATCGAGATCATCGGCAAGAAAACCGTGTCCTGGCCCTACGTCGCCATCACCCTGTCCACCCTGGCCGATTTCGGCGTGCCCTTTGCCGTCCAGACCCGCCAGGGCGACGCCTGGGTCGAGGCCGACTGGCGCGCCATCACCGACGTCGTGCCCGGCCAGATCCGCTTCGCCATGCAGCCCGCCCGCTACAGGCCGCGCGAGTACGCCGTGGAAGCCGACTGGTCCAGCGCCTCCTACTTCCTGGCCGCCGGCGCCGTGGGACCGGCCCCGGTCACCGTGGCCGGCCTGCGCCAGGATTCGCTCCAAGGCGACCGGGCCATCCGCGACATCCTCGCCCGCATGGGCGCGCGCATCGAGGAAACGGCCGAAGGCCTCACCGTCTTCCCGTCCGAACTGCACGGCCAGGAACTCGACATGGGCCGCTGCCCCGACCTCGTGCCCACCGTGGCCGCCGCCGCCTGCTTCGCCTCGGGCGAGACCATCATTAAAAACGTCGCCCACCTGCGCCTCAAGGAGTCCGACCGCATCGAAGCCGTGGCCGAAAACTGCACCCAGGCCGGAGCCGTGGTCACCACCCTGCCCGACGGGCTGCGCATCAAACCCAAAGCCCTGCGCACCGACCAGCGCGTGGAATTCTCCGCCTTCGACGACCACCGTTTAGCGATGTCCGCCGCCATCTTCGAACTGGCCGGCATCGACGTGGTCATCGACAACCCCGGCTGCGTGGCCAAATCGTTCCCTACCTTCTGGGACAAATGGGAAGCCATACGCGAAGCGCTGCAGGACGAAGGGTAG
- a CDS encoding prephenate dehydrogenase/arogenate dehydrogenase family protein — MGQLIAAKCRAAGVAVRELDRPLTDDGIAAALAGADMVLVSVPVYATAEVTARLAPYLAAPQILADVGSVKTLPIAAMVEGYAGPVVGTHPLFGPAPAQDDGLRVAVMDGRPGQDVWATELVADWCRRIGFAPFPSTAEEHDKAAAYVQGLNFVTTVAYLASQTAGGEVRKYLTPSFERRLVSAEKLITKDAALFTALFEANPHSHEAVRNYRNFLNIAAGGDIDLLVRRAEAWWTEKTEKKDNP, encoded by the coding sequence ATGGGCCAGCTTATCGCGGCCAAATGCCGGGCGGCGGGCGTGGCTGTTCGGGAGTTGGACCGGCCGCTGACTGATGACGGCATCGCGGCGGCGCTGGCCGGGGCGGACATGGTGCTCGTTTCGGTGCCGGTCTACGCCACGGCCGAGGTGACGGCCAGGCTCGCGCCGTATCTGGCCGCGCCGCAGATTCTGGCCGACGTCGGGTCGGTCAAGACGCTGCCTATCGCCGCCATGGTCGAGGGCTACGCCGGCCCGGTGGTGGGCACGCATCCGCTTTTCGGCCCGGCTCCGGCCCAGGACGACGGGCTGCGGGTGGCGGTCATGGACGGCCGGCCCGGGCAGGACGTCTGGGCGACCGAGCTTGTGGCCGACTGGTGCCGCCGCATCGGCTTTGCCCCTTTCCCGTCCACGGCCGAGGAGCACGACAAGGCGGCGGCCTATGTCCAGGGCCTCAATTTCGTCACCACCGTGGCGTATCTGGCTTCCCAGACGGCCGGCGGCGAGGTGCGCAAGTACTTAACGCCCTCCTTCGAGCGCCGGCTGGTTTCGGCGGAAAAACTCATCACCAAGGACGCGGCGCTATTCACGGCCCTTTTCGAAGCCAACCCGCACAGCCATGAGGCCGTGCGAAACTACCGGAATTTCCTCAATATCGCCGCTGGCGGCGACATCGACCTGCTGGTGCGCCGGGCCGAGGCCTGGTGGACCGAGAAGACGGAAAAAAAGGACAACCCATGA